One genomic segment of Esox lucius isolate fEsoLuc1 chromosome 15, fEsoLuc1.pri, whole genome shotgun sequence includes these proteins:
- the LOC105023265 gene encoding zinc finger protein 239-like isoform X2, translating to MYDYFLAKTFISSLDTSYEMASVKDSSETLQLKVMTKDEEEEIKIWEYGDGFQEEVQSMALAARSSTLGLNIIIKEEEETRESIDHEESPNSSHQVVASPASLNHHQEGSKGKGPHHCPHCEKSFPFPSYLERHLRKHSGEKPYSCSICGKRFPASHHLTVHQRVHTGEKPYSCSDCGMSFSQLSGLKGHQRTHTGEKPHHCSTCSKSFSYLRDLQRHQLIHTGEKPFSCTDCGKGFTSPSHLTVHKRVHTGEKPYRCSECGESFSYVGSFKHHQRIHTGEKPYSCPDCEKCFTSSNQLTVHQRVHTGEKPFCCSECGEFFSQQSNLKSHQRTHRREALPLL from the exons atgtatgattactttttAGCGAAAACATTTATCAG TTCACTGGACACATCATACGAGATGGCATCAGTAAAGGACAGCAGTGAAACACTCCAGCTCAAGGTGATGACGAAAGACGAAGAAGAGGAAATAAAGATTTGGGAATATGGTGATGGGtttcaag AAGAGGTTCAATCAATGGCGCTAGCAGCCAGGAGTTCAACACTGGGTCTAAATATCATAAttaaagaagaggaagaaactAGAGAATCCATTGATCATG AAGAGTCCCCTAACTCCTCACACCAAGTGGTGGCATCTCCTGCATCACTGAATCACCATCAGGAAGGGAGCAAAGGAAAGGGCCCTCATCACTGCCCACACTGTGAAAAGAGTTTCCCATTCCCATCTTATCTTGAAAGACATCTGCGGAAACActctggagagaagccttactcctgctCCATCTGTGGGAAGCGATTCCCTGCATCCCACCATCTGACAGTGCATCAAAGAgtgcacactggagagaagccttacagCTGCTCTGACTGTGGGATGAGTTTCTCTCAACTGAGTGGCTTGAAAGGCCACCAGCGGACGCACACTGGAGAAAAGCCTCACCACTGTTCCACATGTAGTAAGAGTTTCTCTTATCTGAGAGACCTGCAACGTCATCAGTTGATTCACACAGGTGAAAAGCCCTTTTCCTGTACCGATTGTGGGAAGGGTTTCACCTCACCTAGCCATCTAACAGTTCATAAGAGAGTGCACACTGGAGAAAAGCCATATCGATGTTCAGAATGTGGGGAGAGTTTCTCCTATGTGGGTAGCTTCAAACATCACCAGCGtatacatacaggagagaaaccatactcctgtcctgactgtgagAAGTGCTTCACCTCTTCCAATCAGCTGACTGTTCATCAGAGggtgcacacaggagagaaacctttcTGCTGCTCTGAATGTGGGGagtttttttctcaacaaagtaACCTGAAATCCCACCAGCGAACACACAGGAGAGAGGCTTTACCCCTGCTCTGA
- the LOC105023265 gene encoding zinc finger protein 239-like isoform X1, translating into MASVKDSSETLQLKVMTKDEEEEIKIWEYGDGFQEEVQSMALAARSSTLGLNIIIKEEEETRESIDHEESPNSSHQVVASPASLNHHQEGSKGKGPHHCPHCEKSFPFPSYLERHLRKHSGEKPYSCSICGKRFPASHHLTVHQRVHTGEKPYSCSDCGMSFSQLSGLKGHQRTHTGEKPHHCSTCSKSFSYLRDLQRHQLIHTGEKPFSCTDCGKGFTSPSHLTVHKRVHTGEKPYRCSECGESFSYVGSFKHHQRIHTGEKPYSCPDCEKCFTSSNQLTVHQRVHTGEKPFCCSECGEFFSQQSNLKSHQRTHRREALPLL; encoded by the exons ATGGCATCAGTAAAGGACAGCAGTGAAACACTCCAGCTCAAGGTGATGACGAAAGACGAAGAAGAGGAAATAAAGATTTGGGAATATGGTGATGGGtttcaag AAGAGGTTCAATCAATGGCGCTAGCAGCCAGGAGTTCAACACTGGGTCTAAATATCATAAttaaagaagaggaagaaactAGAGAATCCATTGATCATG AAGAGTCCCCTAACTCCTCACACCAAGTGGTGGCATCTCCTGCATCACTGAATCACCATCAGGAAGGGAGCAAAGGAAAGGGCCCTCATCACTGCCCACACTGTGAAAAGAGTTTCCCATTCCCATCTTATCTTGAAAGACATCTGCGGAAACActctggagagaagccttactcctgctCCATCTGTGGGAAGCGATTCCCTGCATCCCACCATCTGACAGTGCATCAAAGAgtgcacactggagagaagccttacagCTGCTCTGACTGTGGGATGAGTTTCTCTCAACTGAGTGGCTTGAAAGGCCACCAGCGGACGCACACTGGAGAAAAGCCTCACCACTGTTCCACATGTAGTAAGAGTTTCTCTTATCTGAGAGACCTGCAACGTCATCAGTTGATTCACACAGGTGAAAAGCCCTTTTCCTGTACCGATTGTGGGAAGGGTTTCACCTCACCTAGCCATCTAACAGTTCATAAGAGAGTGCACACTGGAGAAAAGCCATATCGATGTTCAGAATGTGGGGAGAGTTTCTCCTATGTGGGTAGCTTCAAACATCACCAGCGtatacatacaggagagaaaccatactcctgtcctgactgtgagAAGTGCTTCACCTCTTCCAATCAGCTGACTGTTCATCAGAGggtgcacacaggagagaaacctttcTGCTGCTCTGAATGTGGGGagtttttttctcaacaaagtaACCTGAAATCCCACCAGCGAACACACAGGAGAGAGGCTTTACCCCTGCTCTGA
- the LOC105023315 gene encoding zinc finger protein 583, with protein MSRERETLLDEIELSLYTLTDDNLRYLCKSCGIGGKDGSEVKGKSQRSLRRIIGEYCENVNLIDPDDQGISRLLQLKEDIKRIQKDASCMPTRTSLSATTVLGTTQISCDTEQNKEGGVWMPNSRKSTEPAPKWLIVTEQTVPLGPESDCGARKIRRDAKVLLEDCRSVLGQRFDIKVEDDEERISGFANEGDCPPDSRHSRSREQHQEADKGKRSLHRPQRKKRCTKRDHPKPQPHSEKTSSHCSDSDEDLSLSSYQCPECKKRFSSNAGLQKHTRIHSGERLFQCSHCDKSFINSSNLHQHLPVHSREKPHHCSDCGRTFSTARYLTKHKRLHSGIKPFCCIHCDKRYTRSDQLKVHMMTHTGRFEAHSPILLKLIWTLSKDSEHNPAVFIDPPVI; from the exons ATGAGTCGAGAGAGGGAAACCTTGTTGGACGAAATTGAACTGAGTTTATATACTTTAACAGATGACAATTTACGCTACTTGTGCAAAAGTTGTGGAATAGGGGGCAAAGATGGATCTGAGGTCAAAGGGAAAAGTCAGCGCTCATTGCGTCGTATAATAggggaatattgtgaaaatgttaatttaatAGATCCCGATGACCAGGGAATATCTCGGTTACTCCAACTGAAAGAAGATATAAAAAGAATACAGAAAGATGCTAGCTGTATGCCCACAAGGACCAGCCTGTCAGCTACAACAGTGTTGGGAACGACACAAATAAGCTGCgacactgaacaaaataagGAAGGAGGAGTTTGGATGCCCAACAGCAGGAAATCGACTGAGCCAGCTCCAAAGTGGCTCATTGTAACAGAGCAGACCGTGCCACTGGGTCCGGAGAGTGACTGCGGAGCCCGGAAGATACGGCGAGATGCGAAAGTACTGCTAGAGGACTGCAGGTCGGTGCTAGGACAGAGATTTGACATCAAAGTGGAAGATGATGAGGAGAGGATTTCGGGCTTTGCTAATGAAG GCGACTGTCCGCCTGACTCCCGACACTCCCGATCTCGCGAACAACATCAAGAAGCTGACAAAGGCAAGAGATCTCTCCACAGACCTCAACGTAAGAAGAGATGCACAAAACGAGATCACCCCAAACCACAGCCGCACTCAGAAAAGACCTCTTCTCATTGTTCAGACAGCGATGAAGATTTGTCTTTGAGCTCTTACCAATGCCCTGAATGTAAGAAGAGGTTCTCTAGCAATGCAGGccttcaaaaacacacacgaatACATAGCGGTGAGAGGCTTTTCCAGTGTTCGCATTGTGACAAGAGTTTCATTAATAGTTCAAACCTTCATCAGCACCTACCAGTTCACTCCAGAGAGAAGCCTCACCACTGCTCTGACTGTGGGCGAACTTTTTCCACTGCACGCTATTTAACTAAACACAAGAGGCTACATTCGGGGATCAAGCCATTCTGCTGCATCCACTGTGACAAGAGGTACACCCGGTCAGACCAGTTGAAAGTTCATATGATGACACATACAG